From a single Apium graveolens cultivar Ventura chromosome 2, ASM990537v1, whole genome shotgun sequence genomic region:
- the LOC141707793 gene encoding putative glycosyltransferase STELLO1 isoform X2, whose translation MLVQNRPSPKQESPKLPTHHSNRFSPSKSLDFSTWISDNLYKIFAIALLIASVAALFFLRNVGDSAALLCFQSQSKALETIHFPHVDWSNIHTLTDTTTPFATFRSEKWIVVSVVNYPSDSLRKMSKIKGWQVLAIGSSKTPDDWFLKGTIFLSVEQQVKLGFRIVDYLPYDSYVRKSVGYLFAIQHGAKKIFDADDRGDVIGNDIGKHFDVELVGESARQEVILQYSHENMNRSVVNPYIHFGQRSVWPRGMPLENVGEIGHEEYYTEVFGGKQFIQQGISNGLPDVDSVFYFTRKPAFEVFDIRFDDRAPKVALPQGVMVPVNSFNTIYHSSAFWGLMLPVSVSSMASDVLRGYWGQRLLWEIGGYVAVYPPTVHRYDRIEAYPFSEEKDLHVNVGRLIKFLISWRSNKHRLFEKILELSFAMAEEGFWTEKDVKFTAAWLQDLIAVGYQQPRLMSLELDRPRANIGHGDRKDFVPQKLPSVHLGVEEIGTVNYEIGNLIRWRKNFGNVVLIMFCTGPVQRTALEWRLLYGRIFRAVVILSEQKNVELVVEEGKLDYVYKQLPNILNRYTSAEGFLFLQDDTILNYWSLVQADKNKLWITNKLSRFLLPFPSSITIISSNNINRCLSPGVPFNFLATQIGTQNKRKW comes from the exons ATGTTGGTCCAAAATCGTCCAAGCCCAAAACAAGAATCACCAAAATTACCAACCCATCATTCAAATCGCTTCTCCCCATCTAAATCTCTTGATTTCTCAACATGGATTTCTGATAATCTTTACAAAATCTTTGCTATTGCTTTGTTAATTGCTTCTGTTGCTGCCCTTTTTTTTCTTAGGAATGTTGGTGATTCTGCTGCACTTTTGTGCTTTCAATCTCAGTCCAAGGCTCTTGAAACTATACATTTTCCTCATGTTGATTGGAGTAATATACACACATTGACTGATACAACTACCCCTTTTGCTACTTTTAGATCAGAGAAGTGGATTGTTGTGTCTGTTGTGAATTACCCTTCTGATTCGCTTCGAAAGATGTCGAAAATTAAGGGTTGGCAAGTTTTGGCAATTGGGAGCTCGAAAACTCCGGATGATTGGTTCTTGAAAGGTACTATCTTTCTTTCTGTTGAGCAACAGGTTAAATTAGGATTTAGAATTGTTGATTATTTGCCTTATGATTCTTATGTTAGAAAGTCTGTTGGGTATTTGTTTGCGATTCAACATGGTGCGAAAAAGATTTTTGATGCGGATGATCGCGGGGATGTTATTGGTAATGACATTGGGAAGCATTTTGATGTGGAGTTAGTAGGTGAAAGTGCTAGACAAGAGGTTATTTTGCAGTATAGTCATGAAAATATGAATAGGAGTGTTGTGAATCCGTATATTCATTTCGGGCAAAGGTCAGTTTGGCCTAGGGGAATGCCGTTGGAGAATGTAGGTGAGATTGGTCATGAAGAGTATTATACTGAAGTGTTTGGTGGGAAGCAGTTTATTCAACAAGGAATATCTAATGGACTTCCGGATGTTGATTCGGTTTTCTATTTTACAAGGAAGCCGGCATTTGAAGTTTTTGATATTAGGTTTGATGATCGTGCTCCGAAAGTGGCATTGCCGCAAGGTGTTATGGTGCCCGTCAATTCGTTTAATACTATTTACCATTCATCGGCATTTTGGGGTTTGATGCTTCCTGTTTCTGTGAGTTCAATGGCTTCTGATGTTTTGAGGGGTTATTGGGGGCAGAGGCTTTTGTGGGAAATTGGTGGGTATGTTGCTGTTTATCCTCCTACTGTTCATCGGTATGACAGAATTGAAGCATACCCGTTTTCTGAAGAGAAAGATCTTCATGTAAATGTTGGTCGTCTAATTAAGTTTTTGATCTCTTGGAGATCAAACAAGCATCGATTATTTGAAAAAATATTGGAGTTGAGTTTTGCCATGGCTGAGGAAGGGTTTTGGACTGAGAAAGACGTAAAATTTACTGCTGCTTGGCTTCAAGACTTGATTGCTGTTGGGTACCAGCAGCCAAGGCTCATGTCACTTGAATTAGATAGACCACGGGCAAATATCGGCCATGGAGATAGGAAGGACTTTGTTCCTCAAAAGTTACCGTCTGTTCATCTTGGGGTTGAAGAAATTGGAACAGTGAATTATGAAATTGGAAATTTAATCAGGTGGAGAAAGAATTTTGGGAATGTGGTGCTTATAATGTTTTGCACTGGGCCTGTTCAACGTACTGCCTTAGAATGGAGGCTGCTTTATGGAAGGATTTTTAGAGCAGTTGTTATTTTGTCAGAGCAGAAAAATGTGGAACTTGTTGTTGAAGAAGGCAAGCTAGACTATGTATACAA GCAACTCCCAAACATATTGAATAGATATACGAGTGCAGAAGGATTCTTGTTCCTCCAAGATGATACTATTCTTAACTACTGGAGCTTAGTACAAGCAGATAAGAATAAGCTCTGGATTACAAACAAG